In one window of Desulfonatronospira thiodismutans ASO3-1 DNA:
- a CDS encoding glutamate synthase-related protein: MPADAAITPSTLSQRDLPWQIHWDVHTCTLCGRCTAVCPVNAIELGTFRKRNIVVPFVGGQEKPASNFGVYHGIRQRTDPGYACIGCSMCNLVCPNNSISAIKSESTDMLRFHRDRGGQPRTRGGRRNHGDSVLDQMKFMRISMLTDPALDAGRHEFELRTLIGRVLPPAKALASWKENGWTPPVREIHPLMIGSMSFGALSPNMWEGLQMGVAYLNEELGMPVRICTGEGGCPPRLLRSRFLKYVILQIASGYFGWDEIIHALPEMKEDPCAVEIKYGQGAKPGDGGLLQWHKVNKLIAAIRGVPPGVSLPSPPTHQTKYSIEEAVAKMIQSMSMAWGFRVPVYPKISASSTSLAVLNNLTRNPYASGLAIDGEDGGTGAAYNVSMDHMGHPIASNLRDCYLNLVKLGQQNELPLIAGGGAGKNGNLAANAAALIMLGASAVQIGKYIMQAGAGCLGTEGDRCNICNIGRCPKGITSQDPRLYRRLDPEKVAERVVDVYVGFDTEIKKILAPLGRSTSLPIGMSDALGIADWAVADRLAIKYAV, translated from the coding sequence ATGCCGGCAGACGCAGCCATTACCCCTTCAACATTAAGCCAGCGCGATCTTCCATGGCAGATACACTGGGACGTGCATACCTGCACCCTTTGCGGGCGCTGTACCGCGGTATGTCCGGTCAATGCCATTGAACTGGGGACTTTTCGCAAAAGAAATATAGTGGTGCCCTTTGTGGGAGGTCAGGAAAAGCCCGCTTCCAACTTCGGAGTCTACCACGGTATCCGGCAGAGGACTGATCCGGGATATGCCTGCATCGGATGCTCCATGTGCAACCTGGTCTGCCCCAACAATTCCATTTCGGCCATAAAGTCCGAGTCCACGGATATGCTCAGGTTTCACCGGGACCGTGGAGGGCAGCCCAGGACCAGGGGCGGCCGGCGCAATCACGGGGACAGTGTCCTGGATCAGATGAAATTCATGCGCATATCCATGCTCACAGACCCGGCCCTGGATGCCGGCCGTCATGAATTTGAGCTGCGTACCCTGATAGGCAGGGTGCTGCCCCCGGCCAAAGCCCTTGCAAGCTGGAAGGAAAACGGCTGGACCCCTCCGGTGCGGGAAATTCATCCTTTGATGATAGGCAGCATGAGTTTCGGAGCCCTGTCTCCCAATATGTGGGAAGGCCTGCAGATGGGGGTGGCCTACCTCAATGAAGAACTGGGCATGCCCGTGCGCATCTGTACCGGGGAGGGGGGATGTCCCCCAAGGCTTCTTCGCTCCAGGTTTCTCAAATACGTAATCCTGCAGATCGCCAGCGGCTATTTTGGATGGGACGAGATAATCCATGCCCTGCCGGAAATGAAGGAGGACCCCTGCGCCGTTGAGATCAAGTACGGCCAGGGAGCCAAGCCCGGGGACGGAGGCCTTTTGCAGTGGCACAAGGTCAACAAACTCATAGCCGCCATTCGCGGCGTACCTCCGGGGGTGAGCCTGCCCAGTCCCCCCACGCACCAGACCAAGTATTCCATCGAGGAAGCCGTGGCCAAGATGATCCAGTCCATGAGCATGGCCTGGGGATTCAGGGTTCCGGTTTATCCCAAGATTTCGGCATCCAGCACTTCCCTGGCGGTGCTGAATAATCTCACCCGCAATCCTTATGCCTCAGGACTGGCCATTGACGGGGAAGACGGAGGTACAGGCGCGGCCTACAATGTTTCCATGGATCACATGGGCCATCCCATAGCCTCCAACCTGCGGGACTGTTACCTGAATCTGGTCAAACTGGGCCAGCAGAACGAACTGCCCCTGATAGCCGGGGGTGGGGCCGGTAAAAACGGCAACCTGGCCGCCAATGCCGCAGCACTGATTATGCTGGGTGCAAGCGCGGTGCAGATAGGCAAGTACATTATGCAGGCCGGGGCAGGATGTCTGGGAACCGAGGGGGATCGCTGCAACATCTGCAATATCGGCCGGTGTCCCAAGGGCATCACCTCACAGGATCCAAGGCTGTATCGCCGCCTGGACCCGGAAAAGGTGGCTGAGCGGGTGGTGGATGTTTACGTGGGCTTTGATACCGAGATTAAAAAGATACTGGCACCCCTGGGCCGCTCCACCTCTCTGCCCATAGGCATGTCCGACGCCCTGGGTATTGCGGACTGGGCGGTGGCGGACAGGCTGGCCATCAAGTATGCAGTGTAA
- the sbtA gene encoding SbtA family thio(seleno)oxazole RiPP natural product precursor, translating into MDAKDAKTYLTSLCLAALLTGGGFAAPGPAFGMGQSGCSTNGAATDTNNGDDNDDDIDDEPDGNGA; encoded by the coding sequence ATGGACGCAAAAGATGCAAAAACATACCTGACCAGCCTGTGCCTGGCCGCCCTGCTCACAGGCGGAGGATTTGCCGCTCCGGGACCTGCATTCGGCATGGGACAGAGCGGATGCTCCACCAACGGAGCCGCAACAGACACCAACAATGGTGACGACAACGACGACGACATTGATGATGAACCCGATGGAAACGGGGCCTGA
- a CDS encoding arsenic metallochaperone ArsD family protein: MALDKLEIYLPYMACACTPGSPAGDRKTQRLQDALLELQNDFNVSCMVYALNMHLQQFRSRPELAGILQNQGKKGLPVIFINDRLCFQGEYPDRAQLEEALKKYGDNF; this comes from the coding sequence GTGGCATTGGATAAACTGGAAATATATCTGCCGTATATGGCCTGTGCATGTACACCGGGCAGTCCGGCAGGGGATAGAAAGACTCAAAGGCTGCAGGACGCCCTGCTGGAGCTGCAGAATGATTTCAATGTCAGCTGCATGGTTTACGCCCTGAATATGCACCTGCAACAGTTCAGATCCAGGCCTGAACTGGCCGGAATCCTGCAGAACCAGGGCAAGAAAGGCTTGCCTGTAATTTTTATCAATGACAGGCTGTGTTTTCAGGGTGAATATCCTGACCGGGCTCAACTGGAAGAGGCCCTGAAAAAGTATGGTGATAATTTTTAA
- a CDS encoding flagellin domain protein: protein MALSNLAQILSLSPNVQMDMLMSAYFRDSQVGANLRRMMIGEQPIQPLTSPFDQAITGRLRSDSAAIRQHSRNVQEAAQIMGIASEAVDSIRDTLKQMQDLAQKIDEGDLEYRQEVADDYNEMREKIESIISHTQYNTMHLLDSEKWGGSSLIDEDGKVQIKSLLGRDGLTTIKFYPLDDRDWKGLEGTDLETEADREGQLDLLSELIGDVTTIEDIYSGRKSSLEFQASRLESQADIMDEAVEARKQTPEMSLEEILVNLLLRYSGRIFDQMT, encoded by the coding sequence ATGGCCTTAAGCAATCTGGCTCAAATACTGTCTTTATCCCCCAACGTGCAGATGGACATGCTCATGAGCGCCTACTTCCGCGATTCGCAGGTAGGTGCCAACCTGCGCCGCATGATGATCGGCGAGCAGCCGATACAGCCTCTGACCAGCCCCTTTGACCAGGCCATCACCGGCAGGCTGCGCTCAGACAGCGCCGCCATCCGCCAGCATTCACGCAATGTACAGGAGGCCGCCCAGATCATGGGCATCGCCTCGGAAGCGGTGGACAGTATAAGGGATACTTTGAAACAAATGCAGGATCTGGCGCAAAAGATAGACGAGGGTGATCTGGAATACAGGCAGGAGGTTGCAGATGATTACAATGAAATGCGGGAAAAAATTGAAAGCATAATCAGTCATACCCAGTACAACACCATGCACCTGCTGGACAGCGAAAAATGGGGAGGCAGCAGTCTGATAGACGAAGACGGCAAGGTGCAGATAAAATCTTTGCTGGGCCGTGACGGGCTTACTACTATCAAATTTTATCCCCTGGATGATAGAGACTGGAAGGGACTGGAGGGAACTGATCTGGAGACTGAAGCCGACAGAGAGGGCCAACTGGATCTATTATCCGAACTTATCGGGGACGTGACCACCATCGAGGATATCTACAGCGGACGAAAATCCAGCCTGGAGTTTCAGGCTTCCCGCCTGGAGTCTCAGGCGGACATAATGGACGAGGCTGTGGAGGCCAGGAAGCAGACCCCTGAGATGTCCCTGGAGGAAATACTGGTAAACCTGCTGCTCAGGTATTCAGGGAGAATATTTGACCAGATGACCTGA
- the sbtM gene encoding thio(seleno)oxazole modification radical SAM maturase SbtM yields MQPNETNLENIFPACKSLVTRQAWSALVARMDTKPGPEKFPAMISSLSHKLELPEYLAELAELETALYSCLQLADQVPSSVHQKMINPSLKMLELHWKGLDKALERAGDPKIQPASQPELMLVWFDPASGCSRAQPADHRTLTALKIVSEDQPMGSTALEYKVNLAELHRAVDQSASRGLILAPRTRLGRDPAIFQPHDKSFERFMHPRVFTLQWHITQVCDLNCKHCYDRSSRSPMSLESAYYVLDELEKFCTHNNVRAKVTFTGGNPLLYPHFDQLYLETVRRGFPVNILGNPASRQRLEQLLEIQTPSMYQVSLEGLREHNDFVRQPGYFDRIMEFLPLLRELGISSQVMLTLTRDNMDQVLPLGEHLRDMTDLFTFNRLSAVGEGASLLMPSYAGYESFLHEYIRATRDNPVLGLKDNLINSIRDENGHKPFGGCTGFGCGAGFNFATLLSDGELHACRKFPSPLGNIFQNGLIQSYESEAGRKYRAGSEACRDCRLLPACGGCQAVIYSLGLDPHKDRDPYCFYSNAPAA; encoded by the coding sequence ATGCAACCAAATGAAACAAATCTGGAAAATATATTCCCGGCATGTAAAAGTCTTGTCACCCGGCAGGCCTGGTCCGCTCTGGTCGCCAGAATGGACACGAAGCCTGGCCCGGAAAAATTCCCGGCAATGATTTCATCCCTGTCTCACAAACTGGAGCTTCCAGAATACCTGGCGGAACTGGCTGAGCTGGAAACAGCCCTATACAGCTGCCTTCAGCTTGCGGACCAGGTACCTTCCAGTGTCCACCAGAAAATGATCAACCCCTCCCTGAAAATGCTGGAACTGCATTGGAAAGGACTGGACAAGGCCCTGGAGAGGGCCGGTGATCCAAAGATCCAGCCTGCCTCACAGCCGGAGCTTATGCTTGTCTGGTTCGATCCGGCCAGCGGCTGCTCCAGAGCTCAACCAGCAGACCACCGGACTCTGACAGCACTGAAGATAGTCAGTGAAGATCAGCCCATGGGCAGCACCGCCCTGGAGTATAAAGTCAATCTGGCAGAACTGCACCGGGCAGTGGACCAGTCCGCATCCAGAGGCCTGATCCTGGCACCGCGCACCCGGCTTGGCAGGGACCCGGCAATATTTCAGCCCCATGACAAATCTTTCGAACGCTTTATGCACCCCAGGGTGTTTACCCTGCAATGGCACATAACCCAGGTCTGCGATCTGAACTGCAAGCACTGCTACGACCGCTCCTCCCGCAGCCCCATGTCCCTGGAAAGCGCATATTATGTCCTGGATGAACTGGAGAAATTCTGCACCCACAACAATGTCCGGGCCAAAGTCACCTTTACCGGAGGCAACCCCCTGCTTTATCCACATTTTGACCAGCTTTACCTGGAAACAGTCAGACGGGGCTTTCCGGTGAATATCCTGGGCAATCCAGCATCCAGGCAGCGACTGGAACAACTTCTGGAGATTCAGACTCCGTCCATGTACCAGGTAAGCCTGGAAGGTCTGCGGGAACACAACGATTTCGTCCGCCAGCCCGGATACTTTGACCGGATCATGGAATTTCTGCCCCTTCTCCGGGAACTGGGCATCTCCTCCCAGGTCATGCTGACCCTGACCAGGGACAATATGGACCAGGTTCTGCCCCTGGGCGAGCACCTGCGGGATATGACCGACCTTTTCACCTTCAACAGGCTTTCCGCCGTGGGCGAGGGCGCTTCCCTCTTGATGCCCTCTTACGCCGGATACGAATCCTTTTTGCATGAATACATTCGGGCAACCCGGGATAATCCAGTACTGGGCCTCAAGGACAACCTCATCAACAGCATCAGGGATGAAAACGGGCACAAGCCCTTTGGCGGCTGCACAGGGTTCGGCTGCGGTGCAGGCTTTAATTTCGCCACCCTGCTGTCTGATGGCGAACTGCATGCCTGCCGAAAATTTCCATCACCTCTCGGAAATATCTTTCAAAACGGGCTTATACAATCCTATGAGTCTGAGGCCGGCCGGAAATACAGGGCCGGCAGCGAGGCCTGCAGAGACTGCAGGCTGCTGCCTGCCTGCGGCGGATGCCAGGCGGTCATTTACAGCCTGGGACTGGACCCGCACAAGGACCGCGATCCCTACTGCTTCTACTCCAACGCCCCGGCCGCATAG
- a CDS encoding J domain-containing protein has protein sequence MHGNSNLLETAARILGVEVWAAGSEIRYSYYRLMSMYHPDKNPGDPEAQRLSALINEARDILLGKETRASLIKDPVLVSQFLNTPVEEGEVLSYNEWLKSRFYDIKGCSIWPG, from the coding sequence ATGCATGGAAACAGCAATCTGCTGGAAACCGCAGCAAGGATTCTCGGGGTAGAGGTGTGGGCTGCTGGCAGTGAAATACGCTACAGTTATTACCGTTTAATGAGCATGTATCATCCTGATAAAAATCCTGGGGATCCCGAGGCTCAGAGGCTTTCCGCCCTGATAAATGAGGCCAGGGACATACTGCTGGGCAAAGAAACCAGGGCCAGTCTGATAAAGGACCCTGTGCTTGTCTCGCAGTTTTTAAATACTCCCGTGGAGGAAGGCGAAGTCCTTAGTTATAATGAGTGGCTCAAAAGCAGGTTTTATGACATCAAGGGCTGTTCCATCTGGCCTGGTTGA
- a CDS encoding FAD-dependent oxidoreductase, with protein MQEAETIRLKGRDDSGRVSSRVLEERIQEAVRQGASTIEIEAFGQHGLGGRIFKPGGENTRVLITGSSGQRAGSMGFSGTEIQIMGPASDDIGWLNAGADIVVHGHATNGTCNAMAQGRVFVAGNIGSRGMTMTKFNPRFEPPELWVLGSAGDYFAEFMAGGVAVICGHNPQDPASVLGYRPCVGMVGGKIFFRGPVEGYSQADARLEPISDEMWEWFAASLRIFLQKINRESLYDKLCVRQDWQCLVARTPMEKVGARRRSMAQFRAQIWDEELGRGGLIGDLTDLDRSQIPLITTGDLRRYVPVWEHRKYMAPCQWACPTGMPVQERWRLIREGKVDEAVDVALAFTPFPASICGYLCPNLCMQGCTKTTSNLQPVDITCLGREGTRSRVPDLPDLSGSRVAVIGGGAAGISVAWQLRLKGHDAVIFDLEKVLGGKMSTAIPENRIPAEILDAELERVRKVLAHVHLQQKLTRSEFEQLKSDFDYVVVAVGARTPRTIPIPGSDRIIPALTFLKNARQGTQEVGERLVIIGAGNVGCDVATEAHRLGAREITLIDIQEPASFGKERREAEHAGAKFRYPCFTKEVTAQGVVLTSGEVIPADTVVISIGDMPDLEFLPESISTRQGFVLVDEENRTSDPQVFAIGDIVKPGLLTDAIGAGRKAAQTIDALLTGKRPDQGKSWLERFDVEYSESSERIDYSRMTQEYYDPRITQFEGLNGCAEQCSSCGSCMDCGLCDAVCPTGAIERTDLPQGKFQRAADPEKCIGCGFCGKCCPCGIWDLVENFPMG; from the coding sequence ATGCAGGAAGCGGAAACCATAAGGCTCAAGGGCCGGGATGATTCCGGCAGGGTGTCTTCGCGGGTGCTGGAGGAGAGAATCCAGGAGGCAGTCAGGCAGGGGGCGTCAACCATAGAAATTGAGGCCTTTGGCCAGCATGGTCTCGGGGGCAGGATATTCAAACCCGGCGGTGAAAATACCAGGGTATTGATTACCGGGTCATCCGGTCAGCGGGCTGGTTCCATGGGTTTTTCGGGTACGGAAATCCAGATAATGGGGCCGGCCTCGGATGATATCGGTTGGCTGAATGCCGGGGCGGATATCGTGGTGCACGGTCACGCCACCAACGGGACCTGCAATGCCATGGCCCAGGGCCGGGTGTTTGTTGCCGGCAATATCGGTTCCAGGGGCATGACCATGACCAAGTTCAACCCCAGGTTTGAGCCCCCGGAGCTCTGGGTGCTGGGTTCCGCCGGGGACTATTTTGCCGAGTTCATGGCCGGGGGAGTGGCCGTCATCTGCGGGCATAATCCTCAGGACCCGGCCAGTGTCCTGGGGTATCGTCCCTGCGTAGGGATGGTCGGGGGCAAGATATTCTTTAGAGGTCCCGTTGAGGGCTACAGCCAGGCCGATGCCAGGCTGGAGCCCATTTCTGATGAAATGTGGGAGTGGTTTGCCGCGAGTCTGCGCATTTTTCTGCAAAAAATCAACAGGGAAAGCCTGTATGACAAGCTTTGTGTGCGTCAGGACTGGCAGTGCCTGGTGGCCCGGACTCCCATGGAAAAGGTCGGTGCCAGGAGGCGTTCCATGGCACAGTTCCGTGCTCAGATCTGGGATGAAGAGCTGGGCAGGGGAGGTCTCATTGGAGACCTGACAGATCTGGACCGCAGCCAGATTCCTCTTATTACCACCGGGGACCTGCGCCGCTACGTTCCTGTATGGGAACACAGAAAGTACATGGCCCCCTGTCAGTGGGCCTGTCCCACAGGCATGCCCGTTCAGGAGCGCTGGAGGCTCATCCGGGAGGGCAAGGTGGACGAGGCCGTAGACGTAGCCCTGGCCTTTACTCCTTTTCCGGCGTCAATCTGCGGGTATCTGTGCCCCAACCTGTGCATGCAGGGCTGCACCAAGACCACAAGCAATCTGCAGCCGGTGGATATCACCTGCCTGGGCAGGGAGGGCACCAGGTCCAGGGTGCCGGATCTGCCTGATCTGAGCGGTTCCAGGGTGGCCGTAATCGGCGGAGGGGCTGCAGGCATATCCGTTGCCTGGCAATTGCGCCTCAAGGGCCACGATGCAGTGATATTCGATCTGGAAAAGGTCCTGGGGGGCAAAATGTCCACCGCCATTCCGGAAAACCGCATTCCAGCAGAAATCCTGGATGCAGAGCTGGAGAGGGTGCGCAAGGTCCTGGCGCATGTGCATCTGCAGCAAAAGCTCACCAGAAGCGAATTTGAACAGCTTAAATCCGATTTTGATTACGTAGTTGTGGCGGTGGGGGCCAGAACACCCAGGACCATCCCCATTCCGGGTTCCGACAGAATTATCCCGGCTTTGACCTTTCTTAAAAATGCCAGGCAGGGGACCCAGGAAGTAGGGGAGAGACTGGTGATAATCGGTGCGGGCAATGTCGGATGCGACGTGGCCACCGAGGCCCACCGGCTGGGAGCCCGGGAAATTACCCTGATAGACATCCAGGAGCCGGCTTCTTTCGGCAAGGAGCGCCGGGAGGCCGAACACGCAGGGGCCAAGTTCAGGTATCCCTGCTTCACCAAAGAGGTGACTGCGCAAGGGGTGGTTTTGACCTCCGGGGAAGTCATACCGGCAGATACTGTGGTCATTTCCATAGGGGATATGCCGGACCTTGAGTTCCTGCCGGAATCCATAAGCACCAGGCAGGGGTTTGTACTGGTTGACGAGGAAAACCGCACCTCTGACCCGCAGGTATTTGCCATCGGCGATATTGTAAAGCCCGGCCTTTTAACCGATGCCATCGGGGCCGGGCGCAAGGCTGCTCAAACCATTGATGCCCTGCTAACGGGCAAACGCCCGGACCAGGGCAAGTCATGGCTGGAAAGATTTGATGTGGAATACAGCGAGAGTTCGGAGCGCATCGATTATTCCCGCATGACCCAGGAATACTATGACCCAAGAATTACACAGTTTGAAGGCCTGAACGGCTGTGCAGAGCAGTGCTCGTCATGTGGATCGTGCATGGATTGCGGGCTTTGTGATGCGGTCTGTCCCACCGGGGCCATTGAGCGGACTGATCTGCCCCAGGGAAAATTTCAGCGGGCAGCGGATCCGGAAAAATGCATCGGATGCGGTTTCTGCGGCAAATGCTGCCCCTGCGGTATCTGGGACCTGGTGGAGAATTTTCCCATGGGGTGA